One window from the genome of Pedococcus badiiscoriae encodes:
- the rpsP gene encoding 30S ribosomal protein S16 produces MAVKIRLKRMGKIHAPFYRVVVMDSRAKRDGRAIEEIGKYHPTEEPSVIDINSDRAQYWLGQGAQPTEAVAALLKVTGDWQKYKGEPGAEGTLKVKAAKPSKKELYDAAIAAAGKSEAGADGATTPKKKAAKKADEPKADEPKAEEPKTEAPEAALEEPKADEAKADEAKAETEEAPVAAEADAADKA; encoded by the coding sequence GTGGCCGTCAAGATTCGTCTGAAGCGCATGGGCAAGATCCATGCACCGTTCTACCGCGTCGTCGTCATGGACTCGCGCGCCAAGCGCGATGGCCGGGCCATCGAGGAGATCGGCAAGTACCACCCCACCGAGGAGCCCTCGGTCATCGACATCAACTCGGACCGTGCGCAGTACTGGCTGGGCCAGGGCGCACAGCCCACCGAGGCCGTCGCCGCGCTGCTCAAGGTGACCGGCGACTGGCAGAAGTACAAGGGTGAGCCCGGCGCCGAGGGCACGCTCAAGGTCAAGGCTGCCAAGCCGTCCAAGAAGGAGCTGTACGACGCGGCCATCGCCGCGGCGGGCAAGTCCGAGGCCGGCGCCGACGGGGCCACCACTCCCAAGAAGAAGGCCGCCAAGAAGGCCGACGAGCCCAAGGCCGACGAGCCCAAGGCCGAGGAGCCGAAGACTGAGGCCCCCGAGGCCGCTCTCGAGGAGCCCAAGGCTGACGAGGCGAAGGCTGACGAGGCGAAGGCTGAGACCGAGGAGGCCCCCGTGGCCGCCGAGGCCGACGCCGCGGACAAGGCCTGA
- a CDS encoding SDR family NAD(P)-dependent oxidoreductase, protein MARDHSATEPRVRADVGPGIDPDDLATALRVLEELAELDGDHPDIQTVKRATGRMYKRVRKARRREAKQPQIDHDEAILAQTATGSPMRIDDETKGIPLVSTTRGAHAGELLKPRNCYICKAEYTLVDAFYHWLCPDCAALSHTKREQRTDLTGRRALLTGGRAKIGMYIALLLLRDGAHLTITTRFPHDAARRFAAQEDSHLWIDRLKVVGIDLRDPTQVVALADEVAAAGPLDILINNAAQTVRRTPGAYSHLVDGESVPLEAGVAYPELVTFDRISEAHPANLLGTLREHKVAHHEGESEREAAQALAQRSAASMTSMALSAGHASLEAHLAGTAVDAGGLLPDTQVNNSWTQKVEEVDPLELLEVQLCNATAPFILVSRLRPSMRAAVAAGARRAYVVNVSAMEGQFSRRYKGAGHPHTNMAKAALNMLTRTSAGEMFETDRILMTAVDTGWITDERPHHEKLRIAAEGWHAPLDLVDGAARVYDPIVRGEAGEDVYGCFVKDFEPSPW, encoded by the coding sequence ATGGCCCGCGACCACTCAGCGACTGAGCCGCGGGTGCGGGCCGATGTCGGGCCGGGGATCGACCCGGACGACCTCGCCACCGCCCTGCGGGTGCTCGAGGAGCTGGCCGAGCTCGACGGCGACCACCCCGACATCCAGACCGTCAAGCGGGCCACCGGCCGGATGTACAAGCGCGTGCGCAAGGCCCGGCGTCGTGAGGCGAAGCAGCCCCAGATCGACCACGACGAGGCGATCCTCGCGCAGACCGCCACCGGGTCACCGATGCGGATCGACGACGAGACCAAGGGCATCCCCCTCGTGTCGACGACCAGGGGCGCGCACGCGGGCGAGCTCCTCAAGCCGCGCAACTGCTACATCTGCAAGGCGGAGTACACCCTGGTCGACGCCTTCTACCACTGGCTCTGCCCGGACTGCGCCGCCCTCAGCCACACCAAGCGCGAGCAGCGCACCGACCTGACGGGCAGGCGCGCCCTGCTCACCGGCGGCCGCGCGAAGATCGGGATGTACATCGCGCTGCTGCTGCTGCGCGACGGCGCCCACCTCACGATCACGACCCGGTTCCCGCACGACGCGGCGAGACGCTTTGCGGCACAAGAGGACTCGCACCTGTGGATCGACCGGCTCAAGGTCGTCGGCATCGACCTGCGCGACCCGACCCAGGTGGTCGCCCTCGCCGACGAGGTCGCCGCCGCCGGGCCCCTCGACATCCTCATCAACAACGCGGCCCAGACGGTGCGCCGCACGCCCGGCGCCTACTCCCACCTCGTCGACGGGGAGTCGGTGCCCTTGGAGGCCGGTGTGGCCTATCCCGAGCTGGTCACCTTCGACCGGATCAGTGAGGCGCACCCCGCCAACCTGCTGGGCACCCTGCGAGAGCACAAGGTCGCCCACCACGAGGGGGAGTCCGAGCGGGAGGCGGCGCAGGCCCTGGCCCAGCGCTCGGCCGCCTCGATGACGTCGATGGCCCTGTCCGCCGGCCACGCCAGCCTCGAGGCGCACCTCGCCGGGACCGCGGTCGACGCGGGCGGGCTGCTGCCCGACACCCAGGTCAACAACTCCTGGACCCAGAAGGTCGAGGAGGTCGACCCGCTCGAGCTGCTCGAGGTGCAGCTCTGCAACGCGACCGCGCCGTTCATCCTGGTCTCGCGGCTGCGGCCGTCGATGCGCGCCGCGGTGGCCGCCGGCGCGCGCCGGGCGTACGTGGTCAACGTCTCCGCGATGGAGGGCCAGTTCTCGCGCCGGTACAAGGGTGCCGGCCACCCGCACACCAACATGGCCAAGGCCGCGCTCAACATGCTCACCCGCACCAGTGCGGGCGAGATGTTCGAGACCGACCGGATCCTCATGACCGCCGTCGACACCGGCTGGATCACCGACGAGCGCCCGCACCACGAGAAGCTGCGGATCGCGGCGGAGGGCTGGCACGCCCCGCTCGACCTGGTCGACGGCGCGGCCAGGGTCTACGACCCCATCGTGCGTGGTGAGGCCGGCGAGGACGTCTACGGCTGCTTCGTGAAGGACTTCGAACCCAGCCCCTGGTGA
- a CDS encoding Rrf2 family transcriptional regulator produces MDISARTEYAVRAMLILAEAATRSDGPVSVETLSYRQTLPRKFLEAIVADLRTADLVTSTRGARGGYSLAREPRDISLGDVFRAVDGPLAEVRGLRPHETAYEGVAEHLPTVWVAVRASLRSVLDETSLAAVLSGDLPERVATLAADPDAWRSR; encoded by the coding sequence GTGGACATCTCGGCACGCACGGAGTACGCGGTCCGAGCCATGCTCATCCTCGCCGAGGCCGCCACGCGGTCGGACGGCCCGGTGAGCGTCGAGACGCTGTCCTACCGGCAGACCCTGCCGCGCAAGTTCCTCGAGGCCATCGTGGCCGACCTCAGGACCGCTGACCTGGTCACCAGCACGAGGGGCGCTCGCGGCGGCTACTCCCTGGCCCGCGAGCCCCGGGACATCTCGCTCGGCGACGTGTTCCGTGCCGTGGACGGGCCGCTCGCGGAGGTGAGGGGCCTGCGGCCGCACGAGACGGCATACGAGGGGGTCGCCGAGCACCTGCCCACCGTGTGGGTGGCCGTGCGGGCCAGCCTGCGCTCGGTGCTCGACGAGACGAGCCTGGCAGCGGTGCTCTCCGGCGACCTCCCCGAGCGGGTGGCGACCCTCGCCGCCGACCCCGACGCCTGGCGCAGCCGCTGA
- a CDS encoding sulfate/molybdate ABC transporter ATP-binding protein — protein MITVIEARKNYGDFAALNDVTLDIPAGSLTALLGPSGSGKSTLLRSIAGLEQLDGGRIVIGGRDVTGVSPQKRGIGFVFQHYAAFKHMTVRDNVAFGLTIRKRPKAEIARKVDDLLEIVGLGGFQHRYPAQLSGGQRQRMALARALAVDPEVLLLDEPFGALDAKVRADLRQWLRRLHDEVHVTTVLVTHDQEEALDVADRIAVLNKGRIEQVGDPVTLYDRPANDFVMSFLGSVARLGGQLVRPHDIALDRSRERAQAQDARVGGSPGVVEAVVERVVRLGFEVRIDLRTDAGVRFAAQVTRAEADALGLVEGETVFARATTAPDAAEIEPALAI, from the coding sequence ATGATCACGGTCATCGAGGCTCGCAAGAACTACGGGGACTTCGCCGCGCTGAACGACGTGACCCTGGACATCCCCGCGGGATCCCTCACCGCCCTTCTCGGGCCGAGCGGTTCAGGCAAGTCGACGCTGCTGCGCTCGATCGCGGGGCTGGAGCAGCTCGACGGCGGACGGATCGTCATCGGTGGCCGTGACGTGACCGGGGTGTCGCCCCAGAAGCGCGGCATCGGGTTCGTGTTCCAGCACTACGCCGCCTTCAAGCACATGACGGTCCGCGACAACGTCGCGTTCGGGCTCACGATCCGCAAGCGGCCCAAGGCCGAGATCGCGCGCAAGGTCGACGACCTGCTCGAGATCGTCGGGCTCGGTGGTTTCCAGCACCGCTACCCCGCGCAGCTGTCCGGCGGCCAGCGGCAGCGGATGGCCCTTGCCCGGGCCCTGGCGGTCGACCCCGAGGTGCTCCTGCTCGACGAGCCGTTCGGCGCCCTCGACGCCAAGGTGCGCGCCGACCTGCGCCAGTGGCTGCGCAGGCTGCACGACGAGGTGCACGTCACGACGGTCCTGGTGACCCACGACCAGGAGGAGGCGCTCGACGTCGCCGACCGGATCGCGGTGCTCAACAAGGGCAGGATCGAGCAGGTGGGCGACCCGGTGACGCTCTATGACCGGCCCGCCAACGACTTCGTCATGTCCTTCCTCGGGTCGGTGGCCCGGCTCGGGGGCCAGCTGGTCCGTCCGCACGACATCGCCCTCGACCGCAGCCGCGAGCGGGCCCAGGCCCAGGACGCCCGGGTGGGCGGCTCGCCCGGCGTCGTCGAGGCGGTCGTCGAACGCGTCGTGCGTCTGGGCTTCGAGGTGCGGATCGACCTGCGCACCGATGCGGGTGTGCGGTTCGCGGCACAGGTCACCCGCGCCGAGGCCGACGCCCTCGGCCTGGTCGAGGGTGAGACGGTCTTCGCCCGGGCCACGACTGCGCCCGACGCGGCAGAGATCGAGCCGGCCCTCGCCATCTGA
- the cysW gene encoding sulfate ABC transporter permease subunit CysW has translation MRTSTTTRIGLRTIALSYVALLLAVPIVLILVRTFGAGVGAFLESVRTPAAISALNLSLLIVAIVVPLNVVFGVGTALALVRGRFRGRGLVQAVVDLPFAVSPIVVGVSLILLWGAGGWFGGVERLGFKVIFGLPGMVIATLFVTLPFVVREVEPVLHEIGTEQEQAASTLGASTWQTFWRITLPAIRWGLTYGVVLTIARALGEFGAVIMVSSGFPGVSQTLTLLVHSRYIDDHNTYGAYAAATLLMGLAVLTLLGMTALDRKRRNT, from the coding sequence GTGAGGACCTCGACCACCACCCGGATCGGACTGCGCACGATCGCCCTCTCGTATGTCGCGCTCCTGCTCGCCGTGCCCATCGTGCTGATCCTCGTGCGCACGTTCGGGGCGGGCGTGGGCGCGTTCCTCGAGTCGGTCAGGACTCCCGCGGCGATCTCCGCGCTCAACCTGTCGCTGCTCATCGTGGCGATCGTCGTGCCCCTCAACGTGGTGTTCGGGGTCGGGACGGCGCTGGCCCTGGTCCGGGGACGGTTCCGGGGACGTGGCCTCGTCCAGGCCGTGGTCGACCTGCCCTTCGCGGTGTCGCCGATCGTGGTCGGGGTGTCGCTCATCCTGCTCTGGGGAGCCGGAGGCTGGTTCGGGGGCGTCGAACGGCTCGGCTTCAAGGTCATCTTCGGGCTGCCGGGCATGGTCATCGCCACGCTGTTCGTCACCCTGCCGTTCGTCGTGCGCGAGGTGGAGCCGGTGCTCCACGAGATCGGCACCGAGCAGGAACAGGCCGCGTCCACCCTCGGCGCCAGCACCTGGCAGACGTTCTGGCGGATCACCCTGCCGGCGATCCGCTGGGGGCTGACCTACGGGGTCGTGCTCACGATCGCCCGGGCGCTGGGGGAGTTCGGCGCGGTGATCATGGTGAGCTCCGGCTTCCCCGGCGTCTCCCAGACGCTCACCCTGCTCGTCCACTCCCGCTACATCGACGACCACAACACCTACGGCGCCTACGCCGCCGCCACCCTGCTCATGGGTCTGGCCGTGCTGACGCTGCTCGGCATGACCGCGCTCGACCGCAAGAGGAGAAACACATGA
- the cysT gene encoding sulfate ABC transporter permease subunit CysT, with amino-acid sequence MTATTRSASRDDTSTVEVASLPARPDPARRRPQVARPLGIGLVGLWLSVLVLLPLAALTVASLGDGVGGFWSAVTAPVALASLRVTVLVAAVVAVVNAVMGTLIAWVLVRDDFPGKRVVDALIDLPFALPTIVASIVLLSLYGPNSPIHVHLNATQPGLVVALAFVTLPFVVRSVQPVLIEADREVEEAAASLGASNWTTFRRVVLPTLAPALTSGTGLAFARAIGEYGSVVLIGGNIPRRTQVASQYIQQQIEIDRPLNAAAVSVALLVIAFATLFVLRMVAGRSQRREEEAT; translated from the coding sequence ATGACCGCCACGACCCGGAGCGCGAGCAGGGACGACACCTCGACCGTCGAGGTGGCGTCCCTGCCCGCGCGCCCGGACCCTGCGCGTCGCCGTCCCCAGGTCGCCAGGCCGCTCGGCATCGGTCTGGTGGGCCTGTGGCTCAGCGTGCTCGTCCTGCTCCCGCTCGCCGCGCTCACCGTCGCCTCGCTGGGCGACGGGGTGGGCGGCTTCTGGTCGGCGGTGACAGCCCCCGTCGCGCTCGCCTCGCTGCGCGTCACCGTGCTCGTCGCGGCGGTCGTCGCGGTCGTCAACGCCGTGATGGGCACGCTCATCGCCTGGGTGCTGGTGCGCGACGACTTCCCCGGCAAGCGGGTCGTCGACGCCCTCATCGACCTCCCGTTCGCCCTGCCCACGATCGTGGCGAGCATCGTGCTGCTGTCGCTCTACGGGCCGAACAGCCCGATCCACGTCCACCTGAACGCGACCCAGCCGGGCCTGGTGGTCGCCCTGGCCTTCGTGACGCTGCCGTTCGTCGTCCGGTCGGTGCAGCCCGTCCTCATCGAGGCCGACCGCGAGGTCGAGGAGGCCGCCGCGTCGCTGGGGGCGTCCAACTGGACGACCTTCCGCCGGGTCGTCCTGCCGACCCTGGCCCCGGCCCTGACCAGCGGCACGGGCCTGGCCTTCGCGCGGGCGATCGGGGAGTACGGCTCCGTGGTGCTCATCGGCGGGAACATCCCGCGCCGGACCCAGGTGGCCTCGCAGTACATCCAGCAGCAGATCGAGATCGACAGGCCCCTCAACGCCGCCGCGGTGTCCGTGGCGCTGCTCGTGATCGCCTTCGCCACCCTGTTCGTGCTGCGGATGGTCGCCGGACGCAGCCAGCGCCGCGAGGAGGAGGCCACGTGA
- a CDS encoding sulfate ABC transporter substrate-binding protein: MKSSARHPRLVLAAVATVGAMVMTACAGGGSSDAVATGAQAQNAAATSSILNLFAYSTPKPGFDKVIPAFTQTAAGKGVQVQQSYGASGDQSRKVAAGASADVVTFSVEPDVTRLVKAGLVDPSWNAGPHKGIAFGSVVTIIVRKGNPKGIHSWDDLLKPGIQVVTPNPFSSGSAKWNLLAPYAAKSDGGKDPKAGLAFIDKLVTQHVKVQPKSGREATETFLQGTGDALLSYENEALFAERKGDPVEHVTPSTTFKIENPTAVLKGSPNLAKAKAFEAYLYTPQAQTLWAQAGFRPVDPAVAKEFAATLPAPAKLWTIADLGGWKTVDSTLFAKGTGAIAVIYDKATS; encoded by the coding sequence ATGAAGTCGTCCGCCCGTCACCCACGTCTCGTCCTGGCCGCCGTTGCGACCGTCGGCGCGATGGTGATGACGGCCTGTGCCGGCGGCGGGTCGAGCGACGCCGTGGCGACCGGCGCCCAGGCCCAGAACGCCGCGGCGACGAGCAGCATCCTCAACCTCTTCGCCTACTCCACGCCGAAGCCGGGGTTCGACAAGGTCATCCCGGCCTTCACCCAGACTGCGGCCGGCAAGGGCGTGCAGGTCCAGCAATCCTACGGTGCCTCGGGTGACCAGTCGCGCAAGGTCGCGGCGGGTGCCTCCGCCGACGTCGTCACCTTCTCCGTCGAGCCGGACGTCACCAGGCTCGTCAAGGCCGGCCTCGTCGACCCGAGCTGGAATGCCGGGCCCCACAAGGGAATTGCTTTCGGCTCCGTCGTCACCATCATCGTGCGCAAGGGCAACCCCAAGGGCATCCACAGCTGGGACGACCTGCTGAAGCCGGGCATCCAGGTGGTCACGCCCAACCCGTTCAGCTCGGGCAGCGCCAAGTGGAACCTGCTGGCGCCGTATGCCGCGAAGAGCGACGGCGGGAAGGACCCGAAGGCGGGCCTCGCGTTCATCGACAAGCTGGTCACCCAGCACGTCAAGGTGCAGCCCAAGTCGGGCCGTGAGGCGACGGAGACGTTCCTGCAGGGCACCGGCGACGCGCTGCTCAGCTATGAGAACGAGGCACTGTTCGCGGAGCGCAAGGGCGACCCGGTCGAGCACGTCACACCTTCGACGACGTTCAAGATCGAGAACCCCACCGCCGTGCTCAAGGGCAGTCCCAACCTGGCCAAGGCCAAGGCCTTCGAGGCCTACCTCTACACCCCGCAGGCCCAGACGCTCTGGGCGCAGGCCGGCTTCCGCCCTGTCGACCCGGCCGTGGCGAAGGAGTTCGCCGCCACCCTTCCCGCGCCGGCCAAGCTGTGGACCATCGCCGACCTGGGCGGCTGGAAGACCGTCGACAGCACGCTGTTCGCCAAGGGCACCGGCGCCATCGCGGTCATCTACGACAAGGCGACCTCCTAG
- a CDS encoding amidohydrolase family protein produces MATVLHLQGEVLVGPQDVRPEAWVVGGRLTFERPTGSGSDVETLRGYVLPGLVDAHCHVGLDAHGAVDDATAQAQALADRDAGTLLIRDAGSPADTRWIDERDDLPKVIRAGRHIARTRRYIRNFAHEIEPDQLVERVRLEARAGDGWVKLVGDWIDRDAGDLTPCWPVDVLTDAIAAAHEEGARVTAHCFGEASLYDFAAAGTDCIEHATGLEAETIAQFAEQQIAIVPTLVNIATFPSLAEPARERFPAYHRRMLALHERRYATIGAARDAGIPIYLGTDAGGSLRHGLVADEAYELTRAGLSTDEALEAATWGARAWLGRPGLEEGADADLVVYPADPRREIRALAAPEHIILRGRDWRG; encoded by the coding sequence ATGGCAACGGTGCTGCACCTTCAGGGTGAGGTCCTCGTCGGGCCGCAGGACGTGCGTCCGGAGGCGTGGGTGGTCGGCGGTCGGCTGACCTTCGAGCGGCCGACCGGGAGCGGCTCGGACGTCGAGACGCTGCGCGGCTACGTCCTGCCCGGCCTCGTCGACGCCCACTGCCACGTCGGGCTCGACGCCCACGGGGCCGTGGACGATGCGACGGCGCAGGCCCAGGCGCTGGCCGACCGCGACGCGGGGACGCTGCTGATCCGCGACGCGGGGTCGCCCGCCGACACGCGGTGGATCGACGAGCGGGACGACCTGCCCAAGGTCATCCGAGCCGGTCGCCACATCGCACGCACCCGTCGCTACATCCGCAACTTCGCCCACGAGATCGAGCCGGACCAGCTCGTCGAGCGCGTCCGGCTCGAGGCCCGCGCGGGGGACGGGTGGGTCAAGCTCGTCGGTGACTGGATCGACCGGGACGCGGGCGACCTGACGCCCTGCTGGCCCGTTGACGTGCTGACCGATGCCATCGCCGCCGCCCACGAGGAGGGCGCACGGGTGACCGCTCACTGTTTCGGCGAGGCATCCCTCTACGACTTCGCGGCGGCGGGCACCGACTGCATCGAGCACGCGACCGGCCTCGAGGCCGAGACCATCGCCCAGTTCGCGGAGCAGCAGATCGCGATCGTCCCGACCCTGGTCAACATCGCCACCTTCCCCTCGCTGGCCGAGCCCGCGCGGGAGCGGTTCCCCGCCTACCACCGCCGGATGCTCGCGCTGCACGAGCGTCGTTACGCGACCATCGGCGCGGCCCGGGATGCCGGCATACCCATCTATCTCGGCACCGACGCCGGGGGCTCGCTGCGCCACGGACTGGTGGCCGACGAGGCCTACGAGCTCACCAGGGCTGGGCTCTCGACCGACGAGGCCCTGGAGGCCGCGACCTGGGGGGCGCGGGCCTGGCTCGGGCGGCCGGGGCTCGAGGAGGGCGCCGACGCGGACCTCGTGGTCTACCCGGCTGACCCGCGACGTGAGATCCGTGCGCTGGCCGCTCCCGAGCACATCATCCTGCGCGGCCGCGACTGGCGCGGCTGA
- a CDS encoding alpha/beta fold hydrolase, with product MSPAPPLHTISVGTAGPRVAFLHGLFGQGRNWSQIAKALAGPDGTGARSTLVDLPDHGRSPWSQEFSFERYAASVADTLQAIDADAQWVVVGHSLGGKTAMVLALEHPELVSRLVVVDIAPKSYGSLERFSGYIEEMQRLPLSELTTRADAEARFEEPDPGVKAFLLQNLRRDGDSWRWQANVGLFAADAATGDGSRIAAWPASTAELKPFPGPVLWIAGSESSYITDDDLPAMRALFPKVRQLTVKGATHWVHTDAPQVVVEAIRRFVAR from the coding sequence GTGAGCCCGGCGCCGCCGCTGCACACCATCTCGGTCGGCACCGCGGGACCGCGAGTCGCCTTTCTCCACGGGCTCTTCGGCCAGGGTCGCAACTGGTCGCAGATCGCCAAGGCCCTGGCCGGACCGGATGGCACCGGTGCCCGCAGCACCCTGGTCGACCTCCCGGACCACGGGCGCTCCCCGTGGTCGCAGGAGTTCTCCTTCGAACGGTATGCCGCGTCGGTCGCCGATACCCTGCAAGCGATCGACGCCGATGCGCAGTGGGTCGTCGTGGGGCACTCCCTGGGTGGCAAGACCGCGATGGTGCTGGCCCTCGAGCACCCCGAGCTGGTGTCCCGGCTCGTCGTCGTCGACATCGCGCCCAAGAGCTATGGCAGCCTCGAGCGGTTCAGCGGCTACATCGAGGAGATGCAGCGCCTGCCGTTGAGCGAGCTGACCACCCGCGCCGACGCCGAGGCCCGCTTCGAGGAGCCTGACCCGGGCGTGAAGGCGTTCCTGCTGCAGAACCTGCGTCGCGACGGCGACTCGTGGCGCTGGCAGGCCAACGTCGGGCTCTTCGCCGCGGATGCCGCGACGGGGGACGGTTCGAGGATCGCCGCATGGCCCGCGTCGACGGCTGAGCTCAAGCCCTTTCCCGGCCCCGTCCTGTGGATCGCGGGGTCGGAGTCGAGCTACATCACCGACGACGACCTGCCCGCCATGCGGGCGTTGTTCCCCAAGGTGCGGCAGCTCACGGTCAAGGGTGCGACGCACTGGGTGCACACGGATGCCCCGCAGGTCGTGGTCGAGGCGATCCGGCGGTTCGTCGCTCGCTAG
- the ffh gene encoding signal recognition particle protein, translating to MFTSLSDRLTATFKNLRGKGRLSESDVNATVRDIRLALLDADVSLPVVKAFTHAVRERALGAEVSGALNPGQQVVKIVNEELVGILGGQTRTIEFAKNPPTVIMLAGLQGAGKTTLAGKLARWLKEQGHTPILVAADLQRPNAVTQLEVVGERAGVPVFAPERGNIGGHDAVGPTGEGTRSFGDPVSVSRAGIEQARRAQHDVVIVDTAGRLAVDANLMQQAADIRAAIEPDEVLFVIDAMIGQAAVETALAFQAGVDFTGVVLSKLDGDARGGAALSVASVTGRPIMFASTGEGVKDFEVFHPDRMASRILDMGDVLTLIEQAEKAFDRSQAEEMQRKFLAEEDFTFDDFLQQMSALKKMGGMKAMLGMMPGMGQMKAQLDNLDPREFDRIEAMVRSMTPFERTHSKQINGSRRLRIAKGSGVQVSEVNGLLERFTEAQKMMKQLARGGNIPGMPGMPGMGGGKKGRQQQPQRKKSKSGNPAKRAAEERAALEKASATRSAGGGAAFGGGAGGAGDGGLPADLDPNQLPAGFEKFLGR from the coding sequence GTGTTCACCTCACTCTCCGACCGCCTGACAGCCACCTTCAAGAACCTGCGGGGCAAGGGGCGGCTGTCCGAGTCCGACGTCAACGCGACGGTCCGCGACATCCGGCTCGCGCTGCTCGACGCCGACGTGTCCCTGCCCGTCGTCAAGGCGTTCACCCACGCCGTGCGCGAGCGGGCCCTCGGTGCGGAGGTGTCGGGGGCGCTCAACCCCGGCCAGCAGGTCGTCAAGATCGTCAACGAGGAGCTCGTCGGCATCCTCGGCGGCCAGACCCGCACCATCGAGTTCGCGAAGAACCCGCCGACCGTGATCATGCTCGCCGGTCTGCAGGGCGCGGGCAAGACCACCCTGGCGGGCAAGCTCGCCCGGTGGCTCAAGGAGCAGGGCCACACCCCGATCCTCGTCGCTGCCGACCTGCAGCGTCCGAACGCCGTGACCCAGCTCGAGGTCGTCGGTGAGCGCGCCGGGGTGCCCGTCTTCGCTCCGGAGCGCGGGAACATCGGCGGCCACGACGCCGTCGGCCCGACGGGGGAGGGCACGCGGTCCTTCGGCGACCCGGTCTCGGTCAGCCGGGCCGGCATCGAGCAGGCCCGCCGTGCCCAGCACGACGTCGTGATCGTCGACACCGCAGGACGCCTCGCCGTCGACGCCAACCTCATGCAACAGGCCGCCGACATCCGCGCTGCGATCGAGCCCGACGAGGTCCTGTTCGTCATCGACGCCATGATCGGCCAGGCCGCCGTCGAGACCGCGCTCGCGTTCCAGGCGGGCGTCGACTTCACCGGTGTCGTCCTGTCCAAGCTCGACGGTGACGCCCGTGGCGGTGCCGCGCTGTCCGTCGCCTCGGTCACGGGTCGGCCCATCATGTTCGCGAGCACCGGCGAGGGTGTGAAGGACTTCGAGGTCTTCCACCCCGACCGGATGGCCTCGCGCATCCTCGACATGGGTGACGTGCTCACCCTCATCGAGCAGGCCGAGAAGGCGTTCGACCGCAGCCAGGCCGAGGAGATGCAGCGCAAGTTCCTCGCCGAGGAGGACTTCACCTTCGACGACTTCCTGCAGCAGATGTCGGCGCTGAAGAAGATGGGCGGCATGAAGGCGATGCTCGGCATGATGCCGGGCATGGGCCAGATGAAGGCCCAGCTCGACAACCTCGACCCGCGCGAGTTCGACCGCATCGAGGCGATGGTCCGGTCGATGACGCCCTTCGAGCGCACGCACTCCAAGCAGATCAACGGGTCCCGCCGGCTGCGCATCGCCAAGGGCTCGGGGGTGCAGGTCTCCGAGGTCAACGGCTTGCTCGAGCGGTTCACCGAGGCCCAGAAGATGATGAAGCAGCTCGCCCGGGGCGGGAACATCCCCGGGATGCCGGGCATGCCGGGCATGGGTGGTGGCAAGAAGGGCCGCCAGCAGCAGCCGCAGCGCAAGAAGTCCAAGTCCGGCAACCCGGCCAAGCGGGCGGCTGAGGAGCGGGCGGCGCTCGAGAAGGCGTCCGCGACCCGGAGCGCTGGTGGCGGGGCTGCGTTCGGCGGGGGAGCAGGCGGCGCCGGGGACGGCGGCCTCCCTGCTGACCTCGACCCCAACCAGCTGCCCGCAGGCTTCGAGAAGTTCCTCGGCAGGTGA